The following proteins are encoded in a genomic region of Magnolia sinica isolate HGM2019 chromosome 1, MsV1, whole genome shotgun sequence:
- the LOC131242990 gene encoding lysophospholipid acyltransferase LPEAT2-like: MKQPLFQQACIATFNDCDDKGKGYITKQQVISALLFSCNKLFAYFVPLSLILLCAPLGDAIHSAMLSMNDDNVSELFNLFESDNDGAISSSNFMAFLRRNPLLVALFASNSMHCGLIEGGKLVIA; the protein is encoded by the exons ATGAAGCAGCCATTGTTTCAGCAAGCTTGCATAGCAACCTTTAATGATTGTGATGACAAAGGCAAGGGTTACATCACAAAGCAACAGGTAATATCTGCTCTGTTGTTTTCCTGTAACAAGCTTTTTGCCTATTTTGTCCCCTTGTCTCTGATCCTATTGTGTGCACCGTTGGGAGATGCCATCCATTCTGCAATGCTGAGCATGAATGACGATAAT GTATCTGAGCTATTCAACTTGTTTGAAAGTGACAATGACGGTGCTATTAGTTCTAGCAATTTCATGGCCTTCCTAAGAAGGAATCCACTGCTTGTTGCGCTCTTTGCTTCTAATTCGATGCATTGTGGCTTGATAGAAGGTGGAAAGCTAGTGATTGCATGA